Proteins encoded within one genomic window of Bombina bombina isolate aBomBom1 chromosome 1, aBomBom1.pri, whole genome shotgun sequence:
- the CDC42EP4 gene encoding cdc42 effector protein 4: MPILKQLVTNPNASKRRSRADLTAEMISAPLGDFRHTMHIGRAGDAFGDTSFLASKGEDQPDVEEPASKPGLLSRHFRSSKRSHSVTRSDRRDMLGSLRDSALFVKNAVSLPQLTEKESEKSSSSKKLPKSLSSSPVKKFPEEQHFNGASARSPAPFPDLASAEREFGDITELPETNSKSHYGMKHAESIMSFHIDLGPSMLGDILSVMDNSQWEKDLVCSLDELDGNGMPPGPSSIPSTHIVPSSIKYPSQALDEVHRVSANKISSSRIHSSQPTKDNYSTSRGPSGHTEEKKIRARELSFMDEEEEEDEIRV; the protein is encoded by the coding sequence ATGCCCATCTTAAAGCAATTGGTCACAAATCCCAATGCATCAAAGCGACGGTCCAGAGCGGATCTCACAGCAGAGATGATCAGTGCACCGCTGGGAGATTTCCGCCATACTATGCACATTGGGAGAGCTGGAGATGCCTTTGGGGATACATCATTTCTTGCTAGCAAAGGAGAAGACCAACCAGATGTAGAAGAACCTGCTTCTAAGCCAGGGCTTCTGTCCAGACATTTCCGCAGTAGCAAACGTTCTCATTCTGTGACCCGTAGTGACAGAAGGGATATGTTGGGTTCACTCAGGGACTCTGCCCTCTTTGTCAAAAATGCTGTATCGTTGCCTCAACTTACAGAGAAAGAGTCAGAGAAAAGTTCATCTAGCAAGAAGTTACCTAAAAGTTTGTCTTCCAGTCCAGTTAAGAAGTTTCCAGAAGAACAGCATTTTAATGGGGCATCTGCTCGGAGCCCAGCCCCCTTTCCAGATCTTGCCTCAGCAGAGAGGGAATTTGGGGACATAACTGAGCTGCCAGAGACCAACTCTAAAAGTCATTATGGAATGAAACATGCTGAATCCATTATGTCATTTCACATTGACTTGGGACCTTCAATGTTGGGAGATATTTTAAGTGTCATGGACAACAGTCAGTGGGAGAAGGACTTGGTCTGTAGCCTTGATGAACTTGATGGTAATGGAATGCCTCCTGGCCCGAGTTCTATACCATCTACTCATATAGTTCCTTCATCCATAAAATATCCATCACAAGCTTTGGATGAGGTTCATAGGGTATCTGCCAACAAAATAAGTTCTAGCAGAATTCACAGCAGCCAGCCCACTAAAGACAACTACTCCACATCCAGAGGCCCATCTGGGCacacagaggaaaaaaaaataagggCAAGAGAACTTTCTTTTATGgatgaagaggaagaagaggatgaAATAAGGGTCTAG